A DNA window from Actinomadura coerulea contains the following coding sequences:
- a CDS encoding MFS transporter, translated as MTVTAPARGGLRGHRDFRLLWIGQATGKLGSSVTGVALPLVAVATLDAGTFQVALLSAAAWAPWLLLGLPAGAWIDRMPRRPVMLACDLLALLLFLSVPAAAWLGRLTVAHLAAVALGAGCASVFFQTAYQVYLPSLLDRGELAEGNARVQATEAAAQVGGPGLAGVVIHLAGAVNAVLLDAAGYLVSAVCLLAIRAREARPVRDRRGTLRQEIAEGLRFVARDPYLRVLTLFSAASNICLFGYQSILVVFLVREVGVSPGTVGALAAATSLGAVVGAAGASVPSRRLGSARTLLAAEMGAAPFGLLIPLAGPGAGLLPAFAGGFVIAAGVAAGNVLKGTFRQTYSPRPLLGRITVSMQLVSYGTIPLGALLGGALGTALGVRPAMWVTTGALALTGLTLLAGPFRRDRDLPSRPG; from the coding sequence GTGACCGTCACCGCCCCGGCGCGCGGCGGCCTGCGGGGGCACCGCGACTTCCGCCTGCTCTGGATCGGCCAGGCCACCGGCAAGCTGGGAAGCAGCGTCACCGGCGTGGCCCTCCCGCTGGTCGCGGTCGCGACCCTCGACGCGGGCACCTTCCAGGTGGCGCTGCTCTCCGCCGCGGCCTGGGCGCCCTGGCTGCTCCTGGGCCTCCCGGCGGGCGCCTGGATCGACCGCATGCCGCGCCGCCCCGTGATGCTCGCCTGCGACCTGCTGGCCCTGCTGCTCTTCCTCAGCGTCCCGGCCGCCGCCTGGCTCGGCCGGCTGACCGTCGCCCACCTCGCGGCCGTCGCGCTCGGCGCCGGCTGCGCGAGCGTGTTCTTCCAGACGGCCTACCAGGTCTACCTGCCGTCCCTGCTCGACCGCGGCGAACTGGCCGAGGGCAACGCGAGGGTGCAGGCGACCGAGGCCGCCGCCCAGGTCGGCGGCCCCGGGCTGGCGGGAGTGGTCATCCATCTCGCGGGGGCGGTGAACGCCGTGCTTCTCGACGCGGCCGGCTACCTCGTCTCGGCGGTCTGCCTGCTGGCGATCCGGGCCCGCGAGGCCCGTCCCGTCCGCGACCGGCGCGGGACGCTGCGGCAGGAGATCGCCGAGGGCCTCCGCTTCGTGGCCCGCGACCCCTACCTGCGGGTGCTCACCCTGTTCTCGGCCGCCAGCAACATCTGCCTGTTCGGGTACCAGTCGATCCTGGTGGTCTTCCTCGTCCGCGAGGTCGGCGTCAGCCCGGGCACGGTCGGCGCCCTCGCCGCCGCGACCAGCCTGGGCGCCGTCGTCGGCGCGGCCGGGGCGTCCGTCCCGTCCCGCCGCCTCGGCTCGGCCCGCACCCTGCTCGCCGCCGAGATGGGCGCCGCCCCGTTCGGCCTCCTGATCCCCCTCGCCGGACCGGGAGCGGGGCTCCTTCCGGCCTTCGCGGGCGGGTTCGTCATCGCCGCGGGTGTCGCCGCGGGCAACGTCCTCAAAGGGACCTTCCGGCAGACCTACAGTCCCCGTCCCCTGCTGGGCCGCATCACCGTGAGCATGCAGCTGGTCAGCTACGGCACCATCCCGCTCGGCGCCCTGCTGGGCGGCGCGCTGGGCACGGCCCTGGGCGTCCGTCCCGCCATGTGGGTCACCACGGGCGCGCTGGCCCTCACCGGCCTGACCCTCCTGGCAGGCCCCTTCCGCCGCGACCGGGACCTCCCGTCGCGTCCCGGCTGA
- a CDS encoding class I SAM-dependent methyltransferase: MAVQALSSVERGYDLLAPKFDETPFRTPDRVLDATAEALLPYGPFGQGLDVCCGTGAGMRVLGRLCEDRVTGVDFSAGMLARARQAHPEAEWVRADVRALPFGAAFDLAVTFGALGHLLPRERPAIFAGVYRALRPGGLFAFPVGAPPPIASRLYWALLGFDLVMRVRNAVWRPPFVMYYRTCPLHALRSDLAAAGFSVTTVPLAALGRREDGSPRGRLVLARKPGPRD; the protein is encoded by the coding sequence TTGGCGGTTCAGGCGCTGTCGTCGGTCGAGCGCGGGTATGACCTGCTGGCTCCGAAGTTCGACGAGACGCCCTTCCGGACGCCCGACAGGGTCCTCGACGCGACCGCCGAGGCGCTGCTGCCGTACGGGCCGTTCGGTCAGGGGCTGGACGTGTGCTGCGGCACGGGGGCGGGCATGCGGGTGCTCGGACGGTTGTGCGAAGACCGTGTCACGGGTGTCGACTTCAGCGCGGGGATGCTCGCCCGCGCGCGGCAGGCCCATCCGGAGGCCGAGTGGGTCCGGGCCGATGTCCGGGCCCTGCCCTTCGGCGCGGCCTTCGACCTGGCGGTCACCTTCGGGGCGCTCGGGCACCTGCTGCCCCGCGAGCGGCCCGCGATCTTCGCCGGGGTGTACCGGGCGCTGCGGCCGGGCGGGCTCTTCGCCTTTCCCGTCGGGGCGCCGCCGCCCATCGCGTCCCGCCTCTACTGGGCGCTGCTCGGCTTCGATCTGGTCATGCGGGTCCGGAACGCGGTGTGGCGTCCTCCGTTCGTCATGTACTACCGGACCTGTCCGCTGCACGCGCTCCGGAGCGACCTGGCAGCGGCCGGGTTCAGTGTGACGACCGTTCCCCTGGCGGCCTTGGGCAGGCGTGAGGACGGCAGTCCGCGGGGGCGGCTGGTGCTGGCGCGCAAGCCCGGCCCACGGGACTGA
- a CDS encoding class I SAM-dependent methyltransferase — protein MDVRIVDQRTREERGRPFLPGAGKTWLLPFYDVFSKVVGVRALHERAARLAGVGPGQAVVDVGCGTGNLSFAVLAAQPAARVTGLDPDADALRRAARKARRRGADLTLVQGYADRLPAEDASLDHVVSALALHHLDDDGRDAFARAALRALRPGGTVTVADFGGPSPNAEDAGHHAHGHGRGLVHALRHLPGPKRSRGARGPVVSRDHGDGVVALLAEAGFDDAREVAHADRSFGRVSFVQATRPLP, from the coding sequence ATGGACGTACGCATCGTCGATCAGCGGACCCGGGAGGAGCGGGGCCGCCCGTTCCTGCCCGGCGCGGGCAAGACCTGGCTCCTCCCGTTCTATGACGTCTTCTCCAAGGTGGTCGGCGTCCGCGCACTGCACGAGCGCGCCGCCCGGCTCGCCGGCGTCGGGCCGGGCCAGGCGGTGGTCGACGTCGGCTGCGGAACCGGCAACCTGTCGTTCGCCGTGCTCGCGGCCCAGCCCGCCGCGCGGGTGACCGGCCTCGACCCCGACGCGGACGCCCTTCGCAGGGCCGCGCGCAAGGCGCGGCGCCGCGGCGCCGACCTCACGCTCGTTCAGGGGTACGCCGACCGCCTTCCCGCCGAGGACGCCTCGCTCGACCATGTGGTCTCGGCGTTGGCCCTGCACCACCTCGACGACGACGGCCGGGACGCGTTCGCGCGCGCCGCGCTGCGCGCCCTTCGTCCAGGAGGAACGGTCACCGTCGCCGACTTCGGCGGGCCCTCGCCCAATGCCGAGGACGCCGGCCACCACGCGCACGGCCACGGCCGCGGCCTCGTCCATGCACTCCGGCACCTGCCCGGGCCGAAACGTTCCCGAGGAGCGCGCGGCCCGGTCGTGTCCCGTGACCACGGCGACGGCGTCGTCGCGCTGCTCGCCGAGGCCGGGTTCGACGACGCCCGGGAGGTCGCGCACGCCGACCGGAGCTTCGGCCGGGTCTCGTTCGTGCAGGCCACCCGCCCCCTGCCCTGA
- a CDS encoding AraC family transcriptional regulator, translating into MGLSSVGAMLGPPSRLRTTRFDGTPVYRYQQRPGLPPVTVTRFDAETAHADLPPDHRHAHDFLVLVYVEEGAGSVAIGGVERPLRTGEVHAVSPGQVIGVAEVAELAHSRAWSVAFTPDAVPALASVSPLTWTHHPLLALFAPGAGHARVAESHRPGWSALLADLAEELADPSRLGAREAVSATLTRLLVAAARLAPAAPGGPDPLVEQVFAEIEATFREPVSAADVARALGYTPGHLTTVLRRRTGRPLLEWITERRMIEVRRMLRETDLPLDAVAARTGLRDAAYLVRRFRNRYGVTPQRWRRAERAWP; encoded by the coding sequence ATGGGACTTTCTTCGGTCGGCGCCATGCTGGGCCCCCCGTCGAGGCTGCGCACGACACGGTTCGACGGGACACCCGTCTACCGCTACCAGCAGCGCCCCGGGCTGCCTCCCGTCACGGTGACCCGCTTCGACGCCGAGACCGCCCACGCCGACCTGCCGCCGGACCACCGGCACGCCCACGACTTCCTCGTCCTCGTCTACGTGGAGGAAGGCGCGGGCTCGGTCGCCATCGGAGGCGTCGAGCGGCCGCTGCGCACCGGCGAGGTCCACGCCGTGTCGCCGGGGCAGGTCATCGGCGTCGCGGAGGTCGCCGAACTCGCCCACAGCCGCGCGTGGTCGGTGGCGTTCACACCGGACGCCGTCCCCGCCCTGGCCTCGGTCTCCCCGTTGACCTGGACGCACCACCCCCTGCTGGCCCTGTTCGCCCCCGGCGCGGGGCACGCTCGGGTCGCCGAATCCCACCGGCCGGGATGGTCGGCGCTCCTGGCGGACCTGGCCGAGGAACTCGCCGACCCGAGCCGTCTCGGGGCGCGCGAGGCCGTCTCCGCCACGCTCACCAGGCTCCTGGTCGCGGCCGCGCGGCTGGCGCCCGCCGCCCCGGGCGGCCCGGACCCCCTCGTCGAGCAGGTCTTCGCCGAGATCGAGGCGACGTTCCGCGAACCGGTCTCCGCCGCGGACGTCGCCCGCGCGCTCGGCTACACCCCCGGACACCTCACGACCGTGCTCCGCAGGCGCACCGGCCGCCCCCTCCTCGAATGGATCACCGAACGGCGCATGATCGAGGTCCGGCGGATGCTGCGCGAGACCGACCTGCCGCTCGACGCCGTGGCGGCCCGGACCGGGCTGCGCGACGCCGCCTACCTCGTCCGCCGCTTCCGCAACCGCTACGGCGTCACCCCGCAGCGATGGCGCCGCGCCGAGCGGGCCTGGCCGTGA
- a CDS encoding DUF4190 domain-containing protein, whose protein sequence is MSVAGERWTGPAGNRSAKVSMFFAGFGIAALANFATGIAWINPPVFVALAMLCALAAIIAGHVGRFRGRRLDGDGRGMALLGIVLGWLLLLVCVLAVVAVLGLITGLAVLHDAAEGA, encoded by the coding sequence ATGAGCGTGGCCGGGGAGCGGTGGACCGGACCGGCCGGCAACCGGTCGGCGAAGGTGAGCATGTTCTTCGCCGGCTTCGGTATCGCGGCACTGGCGAACTTCGCCACGGGCATCGCCTGGATCAACCCGCCCGTGTTCGTCGCACTCGCGATGCTGTGCGCACTGGCCGCGATCATCGCCGGGCACGTCGGCCGGTTCCGGGGCCGCCGCCTCGACGGGGACGGGCGCGGAATGGCGCTGCTGGGGATCGTCCTGGGCTGGCTGCTGCTCCTCGTCTGCGTGCTGGCGGTCGTCGCGGTGCTGGGGCTCATCACCGGTCTGGCCGTACTTCACGATGCCGCCGAGGGCGCGTAA
- a CDS encoding RNA polymerase sigma factor, with the protein MNDVEEAVTRVHREEWARVVAALTRRFGDLDIAEEAAAEAFATAVQRWPTDGVPPNPGAWLTTTAVRKAIDRIRREDKRDDKHREAQMIYDDDPPEPVGAIEDDRLRLIFTCCHPALAVRARVALTLRMVGGLTVPEIARAFLVAETTLEQRITRAKAKIKAARIPYRVPSAEDLPARVTGVLAVLYLVFNEGYLATGPGTDPLRHDLTAEAIRLTRLIRVLLPDDGEAAGLLALMLLTEARRAARVSAGGELVSLAEQDRGAWDAALIAEGHRLVRERLAAAAAGAAPGRYQILAAINAVHTSAGDVRDTDWSQVLALYDQLIRLDPSPIVALNRAIAVAELDGPQVALAAVDRLGDTLAGYHAYHAARADLLRRLGRSRESRAAYDEAIELAGNSAEIAYLTRRRDQLR; encoded by the coding sequence GTGAACGACGTGGAGGAGGCGGTGACCCGGGTCCACCGCGAGGAGTGGGCCCGGGTGGTAGCCGCCCTGACCAGGCGCTTCGGTGACCTCGACATCGCCGAGGAGGCGGCCGCCGAGGCGTTCGCGACCGCCGTGCAGCGGTGGCCGACCGACGGTGTGCCTCCCAACCCCGGCGCCTGGTTGACCACCACCGCCGTGCGCAAGGCCATCGACCGGATCCGGCGCGAGGACAAGCGCGACGACAAGCACAGGGAGGCTCAGATGATCTACGACGACGATCCGCCCGAGCCTGTCGGCGCCATCGAGGACGACCGGCTCCGGCTGATCTTCACCTGCTGCCATCCGGCGCTGGCGGTGCGGGCCCGCGTGGCGCTGACGCTGCGCATGGTCGGCGGTCTGACCGTGCCCGAGATCGCCCGCGCCTTCCTGGTGGCCGAGACCACCCTGGAGCAGCGGATCACCCGCGCCAAGGCCAAGATCAAGGCGGCTCGGATCCCCTACCGGGTGCCGTCCGCCGAGGATCTTCCGGCTCGCGTCACCGGGGTGCTCGCCGTCCTGTACCTGGTGTTCAACGAGGGCTACCTGGCGACCGGCCCCGGCACCGATCCCCTGCGCCACGACCTGACCGCCGAGGCGATCCGGCTCACCCGCCTGATCCGCGTCCTCCTGCCGGACGACGGTGAGGCGGCCGGGCTGCTGGCGCTGATGCTGCTCACCGAGGCCCGCCGCGCCGCCCGGGTCTCGGCCGGCGGCGAACTGGTCTCCCTCGCCGAGCAGGACCGCGGGGCCTGGGACGCGGCGCTGATCGCCGAGGGCCACCGGCTGGTGCGCGAGCGTCTCGCCGCAGCCGCCGCGGGGGCGGCTCCGGGCCGCTACCAGATCCTCGCCGCGATCAACGCGGTGCACACCTCCGCCGGCGACGTCCGCGACACCGACTGGTCGCAGGTCCTCGCCCTCTACGACCAGCTGATCCGCCTCGATCCTTCGCCGATCGTCGCCCTCAACCGGGCCATCGCGGTCGCCGAGCTGGACGGCCCGCAGGTGGCGCTGGCTGCCGTCGACCGCCTCGGGGACACGCTGGCCGGCTACCACGCCTATCACGCCGCCCGCGCCGACCTGCTGCGCCGGCTGGGCCGAAGCCGGGAGTCGCGCGCGGCCTACGACGAGGCGATCGAGCTGGCGGGCAACAGCGCCGAGATCGCCTACCTGACGCGCCGCCGCGACCAGCTGCGGTAG
- a CDS encoding YciI family protein encodes MILMRYLVSVIDDKSDPGSTDRQPAISAFNERLIDEGYWVFAGGLADTGTATVIDNRGEEAVFSDGPFVESKEYLAGIWVWEAPDLDVALRLAAEASRVCDRKIEVRPFQ; translated from the coding sequence ATGATCTTGATGCGGTACCTGGTCTCCGTGATCGACGACAAGAGCGATCCCGGCAGCACCGACAGGCAGCCGGCGATCAGCGCGTTCAACGAGCGGCTGATCGACGAGGGGTACTGGGTCTTCGCGGGCGGGCTCGCGGACACCGGCACGGCCACGGTCATCGACAACCGGGGCGAGGAGGCGGTGTTCAGCGACGGGCCCTTCGTGGAGTCGAAGGAGTACCTCGCCGGGATCTGGGTGTGGGAGGCCCCCGATCTGGACGTCGCGCTCAGGCTCGCCGCCGAGGCGTCGAGGGTCTGCGACCGCAAGATCGAGGTGCGGCCGTTCCAGTGA
- a CDS encoding dihydrofolate reductase family protein → MKLTTITQVTVDGVVQGNGGASDEDRRNGFERGGWALGMGDAETHAFINQTYQRAEAFLFGRRTYELFAGSWGSWTVQDVPDWEPVMRALNTRPKYVASASLTDPAWSDTTVLSGDVAAAVRELKAKPGGELQVHGSGMLTRWLLENGLVDEMTLMTVPVVIGQGARLFPDAGPDLALDLVESRVDSKGVTIQVYRPAGRPHHASAA, encoded by the coding sequence ATGAAGCTGACGACCATCACCCAGGTCACCGTCGATGGAGTGGTGCAGGGGAACGGGGGCGCGTCGGACGAGGACCGCAGGAACGGGTTCGAGCGCGGTGGTTGGGCGCTGGGGATGGGCGACGCCGAGACCCACGCGTTCATCAACCAGACCTACCAGCGGGCCGAGGCGTTCCTGTTCGGCCGGCGGACCTACGAGCTGTTCGCTGGTTCGTGGGGGTCCTGGACGGTCCAGGACGTTCCTGACTGGGAGCCCGTCATGCGGGCGTTGAACACGCGGCCCAAGTATGTGGCGTCGGCCTCGCTGACCGATCCGGCGTGGTCGGACACGACCGTCCTGTCCGGAGACGTCGCGGCCGCCGTCCGGGAACTGAAGGCGAAGCCGGGGGGTGAGCTGCAGGTGCACGGCAGTGGCATGCTGACCCGGTGGCTGCTGGAGAACGGCCTGGTCGACGAGATGACTCTGATGACCGTTCCGGTGGTGATCGGCCAGGGCGCGCGGTTGTTCCCGGACGCGGGTCCGGATCTCGCGCTCGACCTGGTCGAGTCGCGCGTCGACTCCAAGGGCGTGACGATCCAGGTCTACCGGCCGGCCGGGCGCCCGCACCACGCGTCGGCGGCCTGA
- a CDS encoding esterase/lipase family protein: MTITIRRKAAFAAAGLVMATGLGLAACDATSARETKLSAGDARTGQAAQSLTAAQIAAGSTRVSGDSANTPVYLIRGYRENLSDTNCADKWTGAVKAMRGWGWTGKFHRVGYYSTDEPKNCVRIAKGSTDTPIKELGRQLAQNIYKNYSSKGQSVDIVAHSMGGLVARAAIAGYERHEPGWPPKLLIQDVVTLGTPHQGAIVSTFCASDRQCREMGGMNSFMNWIGTRLPQADGGTDWTLIATDRDRAVNSTSAAPQYIGAQHRVRYAGIAGLGHSDLRTRASGHYRLNYSLNDAGWRHIRNGAPPIRVAMDAIYWSDKW, translated from the coding sequence ATGACGATCACCATCCGGAGAAAGGCCGCTTTCGCCGCCGCGGGCCTCGTGATGGCGACCGGCCTGGGCCTGGCGGCATGCGACGCGACGTCCGCCCGGGAGACCAAGCTGAGCGCCGGAGACGCCAGGACCGGCCAGGCGGCCCAAAGCCTCACCGCCGCGCAGATCGCGGCCGGCTCCACCCGCGTCAGCGGGGACTCGGCGAACACGCCCGTCTACCTCATCAGGGGGTACAGGGAGAACCTCAGCGACACCAACTGCGCCGACAAGTGGACGGGCGCGGTGAAGGCGATGCGCGGCTGGGGCTGGACGGGCAAGTTCCACCGGGTCGGCTACTACTCGACCGACGAACCGAAGAACTGTGTGCGGATCGCCAAGGGGTCGACCGACACCCCCATCAAGGAGCTCGGCAGGCAACTGGCCCAGAACATCTACAAGAACTACTCGTCCAAGGGCCAGAGCGTCGACATCGTCGCGCACTCCATGGGCGGCCTGGTCGCCCGCGCCGCGATCGCCGGCTACGAGCGCCACGAACCGGGCTGGCCGCCCAAGCTGCTGATCCAGGACGTGGTCACGCTCGGCACGCCGCACCAGGGCGCCATCGTGTCGACGTTCTGCGCGTCCGACAGGCAGTGCCGGGAGATGGGCGGGATGAACTCGTTCATGAACTGGATAGGCACGCGGCTGCCCCAGGCCGACGGCGGCACCGACTGGACGCTGATCGCCACGGACAGGGACCGGGCGGTCAACTCCACCAGCGCCGCGCCGCAGTACATCGGAGCGCAGCACCGGGTGCGCTACGCCGGGATCGCCGGTCTGGGCCACAGCGACCTGCGCACCAGGGCCTCCGGTCACTACCGGCTGAACTACAGCCTCAACGACGCCGGCTGGAGGCACATCCGGAACGGCGCGCCGCCCATCCGCGTGGCCATGGACGCCATCTACTGGTCCGACAAGTGGTGA
- a CDS encoding helix-turn-helix domain-containing protein yields the protein MSTGRRWQDIKAEAHRRNPELGEPERQARARAELDAYVAGHHLKELRKAVGKTQAEVAQILGVSQSRVSQIENGDIEAMELETLRAYATALGGHVDITVSVGPHSIKVA from the coding sequence ATGAGCACCGGACGCCGCTGGCAGGACATCAAAGCCGAAGCACACCGCCGCAACCCGGAACTGGGCGAGCCTGAGCGCCAGGCACGTGCGCGTGCCGAACTGGACGCCTACGTCGCCGGCCACCACCTCAAGGAGCTCCGCAAGGCGGTCGGCAAGACGCAGGCCGAGGTCGCCCAGATCCTGGGCGTCTCACAATCCCGGGTCTCCCAGATCGAGAACGGCGACATCGAAGCCATGGAGTTGGAAACGCTCCGCGCCTACGCCACAGCACTCGGCGGCCACGTGGACATCACCGTCAGCGTCGGCCCCCACTCAATCAAGGTCGCCTGA
- a CDS encoding cold-shock protein yields MTTGTVKWFNAEKGFGFIEQDGGGSDVFAHYSNIAAQGFRELQEGQKVQFDITQGQKGLQAENIVPA; encoded by the coding sequence ATGACCACCGGCACCGTGAAGTGGTTCAACGCGGAAAAGGGCTTCGGCTTCATCGAGCAGGACGGCGGCGGCAGCGACGTCTTCGCGCACTACTCCAACATCGCGGCTCAGGGCTTTCGTGAGCTCCAGGAGGGCCAGAAGGTCCAGTTCGACATCACGCAGGGCCAGAAGGGCCTGCAAGCGGAGAACATCGTTCCCGCCTGA
- a CDS encoding DEAD/DEAH box helicase: MTHGTRPSQRRFSHSPTRASRQPAARRQNDFALPVSSTPPLPPAASFAELEMPAALLSTLTRQGMAEPFAIQASTLPDALNGRDVLGRGRTGSGKTLAFGLAMLARSAGRRAEPRKPLALVLVPTRELAVQVTDALMPYAQSLKLRSATVVGGVSISRQAAALHRGAEILVATPGRLTDLINRGACSLEHVRTTVLDEADQMADMGFLPQVTALLDQVAPGGQRMLFSATLDRNVDRLVRRFLTDPVVHSVDPSAGAVTTMEHHLLHVTEADKQDATTHIAARDGRVIMFVDMKHAADRLTRNLLSSGVRAAALHGGKSQPQRNRTLEQFRNGDVSVLVATNVAARGIHVDGLDLVVNVDPPNDHKDYLHRGGRTARAGESGTVVTLVLPRQRREMDRMMVTAGITPHSARVRSGDPELNRITGARPPSGIPITMSAPASEGRRDSGAGRNRRPARNRRSQRFATTERAGR; encoded by the coding sequence ATGACCCATGGCACCCGTCCGTCTCAACGTCGCTTCTCTCACTCGCCTACCAGGGCCTCGCGCCAACCGGCCGCCCGGCGGCAGAACGACTTCGCGCTTCCCGTCAGTTCCACGCCGCCGCTGCCTCCGGCCGCGTCGTTCGCCGAGTTGGAAATGCCGGCGGCCCTGCTGTCCACATTGACTCGACAGGGGATGGCGGAGCCGTTCGCCATCCAGGCCTCGACCCTTCCGGACGCGTTGAACGGCCGCGATGTCCTCGGCCGTGGACGTACCGGCTCGGGAAAGACCCTCGCCTTCGGCCTGGCGATGCTCGCCCGAAGCGCCGGTCGGCGCGCCGAGCCGCGTAAGCCGCTGGCCCTGGTGCTCGTTCCGACTCGCGAACTGGCCGTGCAGGTCACCGACGCCCTCATGCCCTACGCCCAGTCGCTCAAGCTTCGGTCGGCCACCGTTGTCGGCGGCGTATCGATCTCCCGGCAGGCCGCCGCCCTCCATCGCGGCGCGGAGATCCTGGTCGCCACCCCGGGACGGCTCACGGACCTGATCAACCGGGGCGCCTGCAGCCTGGAGCACGTACGCACCACCGTCTTGGACGAGGCGGACCAAATGGCCGACATGGGTTTCCTGCCGCAGGTCACCGCGTTGCTCGACCAGGTCGCCCCAGGTGGTCAGCGGATGCTGTTCTCCGCGACGCTGGATCGCAATGTCGACCGTCTGGTCCGGCGCTTCCTCACCGACCCGGTCGTCCACTCGGTCGATCCGTCGGCGGGAGCGGTGACCACCATGGAGCACCACTTGCTGCATGTCACGGAGGCGGACAAGCAGGATGCCACCACGCACATCGCCGCCCGCGACGGCCGCGTCATCATGTTCGTCGACATGAAGCATGCCGCCGACCGGCTGACCCGCAACCTCCTGAGCAGCGGCGTACGCGCTGCGGCACTGCACGGAGGCAAGTCCCAGCCGCAGCGCAACCGTACTCTGGAGCAGTTCCGCAACGGAGACGTCTCCGTCCTGGTCGCCACGAACGTGGCCGCGCGCGGCATCCACGTCGATGGACTGGATCTGGTCGTTAACGTCGACCCGCCCAACGACCATAAGGACTACCTGCACCGAGGCGGCCGCACTGCACGCGCGGGCGAGTCCGGCACCGTGGTCACCCTGGTGCTGCCCAGGCAGCGCCGTGAGATGGACCGGATGATGGTGACGGCCGGCATCACGCCGCACTCCGCGCGGGTGCGGTCCGGCGATCCCGAACTCAACCGCATCACCGGTGCCCGACCGCCCTCCGGCATCCCCATCACCATGTCCGCTCCGGCCTCCGAAGGACGGCGAGACAGCGGGGCCGGGCGTAACCGCCGTCCCGCACGAAACCGCCGCTCCCAGCGATTCGCGACAACCGAGCGCGCCGGCAGATAG
- a CDS encoding amino acid permease — MVAKLPDQSAEDYQRGLGTRQIQMLAIGGTIGTGLFLGAGENIAKAGPSLILTYAVAGLALFFVMRALGELLTYRRAEGGFAGYAREFLGPFWGYATTWTYWIIWVTTGMAELTAAGKYIQKWWPGVEQWQTALVALVVLFTVNLISVKLFGELEFWFAMIKVAAIVMMILVGLGVLVFGFSDAGDTARVGNLWDHGGVFPEGAGATIMTLQMVMFAYLGVELVGVTASEAKDPEKNIPRAINALPVRFALFYLGSLLVILAVVPWTAFKGGASPFVLAFDRIGIPGGADIVNFVVLTAALSSCNAGGLYSTSRMLRTAGVNGDGPKVLGRLNGRGVPVLTVVISALVMGIGVVVNAVVPEKAFEYITSVSTGGALLVWTVILLAHMAYRRRSAAGELPKAPYRMPWAPYTSWAVLAFFAFVTVTIAWEADTRIALYVMAAWGALVVVGWPFVRRNSQEARVPVPLAEESTSA; from the coding sequence GTGGTCGCGAAGCTCCCAGACCAGAGCGCGGAGGACTACCAACGCGGGCTTGGGACCCGCCAGATCCAGATGCTGGCCATCGGCGGGACGATCGGCACCGGGCTGTTCCTGGGTGCCGGGGAGAACATCGCCAAGGCCGGGCCCAGCCTGATCCTGACGTACGCCGTGGCGGGGCTGGCGCTGTTCTTCGTCATGCGGGCGCTCGGCGAGCTGCTGACGTACCGGCGGGCCGAGGGCGGGTTCGCCGGGTACGCCCGGGAGTTCCTCGGGCCGTTCTGGGGTTACGCCACGACCTGGACGTACTGGATCATCTGGGTGACGACCGGGATGGCGGAGCTGACCGCGGCCGGCAAGTACATCCAGAAGTGGTGGCCGGGCGTCGAGCAGTGGCAGACGGCGCTGGTGGCGCTGGTGGTGCTGTTCACGGTGAACCTGATCTCGGTGAAGCTCTTCGGGGAGCTGGAGTTCTGGTTCGCGATGATCAAGGTCGCGGCGATCGTGATGATGATCCTGGTCGGGCTCGGGGTGCTGGTCTTCGGGTTCAGCGACGCGGGGGACACCGCGCGGGTCGGGAACCTGTGGGACCACGGGGGCGTGTTCCCCGAGGGGGCCGGGGCCACGATCATGACGCTGCAGATGGTGATGTTCGCCTACCTGGGCGTCGAGCTGGTGGGCGTGACGGCGAGCGAGGCCAAGGACCCGGAGAAGAACATCCCGCGGGCGATCAACGCGCTGCCGGTGCGGTTCGCGTTGTTCTACCTGGGGTCGCTGCTGGTGATCCTCGCGGTGGTGCCGTGGACGGCGTTCAAGGGCGGGGCGAGCCCGTTCGTGCTGGCGTTCGACCGGATCGGCATCCCGGGCGGGGCGGACATCGTCAACTTCGTGGTGCTCACGGCGGCGCTGTCGTCGTGCAACGCGGGCGGGCTGTACTCGACGTCCCGGATGCTGCGGACGGCCGGCGTCAACGGGGACGGGCCGAAGGTGCTCGGACGGCTCAACGGGCGCGGCGTGCCCGTGCTGACCGTCGTGATCTCCGCGCTGGTGATGGGCATCGGCGTGGTCGTCAACGCGGTGGTGCCGGAGAAGGCGTTCGAGTACATCACGTCGGTGTCGACGGGTGGGGCGCTGCTGGTGTGGACGGTCATCCTGCTCGCGCACATGGCCTACCGGCGGCGGTCGGCGGCCGGGGAACTGCCCAAGGCGCCGTACCGGATGCCGTGGGCGCCGTACACGAGCTGGGCGGTGCTGGCGTTCTTCGCTTTCGTCACCGTGACGATCGCGTGGGAGGCCGACACGCGAATCGCGCTGTACGTGATGGCCGCCTGGGGGGCGCTGGTCGTGGTCGGCTGGCCGTTCGTCCGGCGCAACTCGCAGGAGGCGCGGGTCCCCGTTCCGCTCGCGGAGGAGAGCACGAGCGCCTGA